One Dokdonia sp. Dokd-P16 genomic window carries:
- a CDS encoding ABC transporter ATPase, whose amino-acid sequence MLVDFNSLSDSSRIWLYQSDQKFTEEQVAQLEKDMATFLTSWTAHGASLKAGFEIKYNRFIVIGLDQSEAAATGCSIDTQVRFIIAQQEELGVDLLDKMNVTYYQNDRIHYKTLLEFKKMVKDGAVSKNTIVFNNLVANVGEYKTNWEIPAIDSWHSRFLKKGK is encoded by the coding sequence ATGCTCGTAGATTTTAATTCACTTTCTGACTCATCGAGAATCTGGTTATATCAATCTGATCAAAAATTTACAGAAGAACAAGTAGCTCAACTAGAGAAGGATATGGCTACTTTTTTAACAAGCTGGACTGCTCACGGAGCAAGTCTCAAAGCTGGTTTTGAAATTAAGTACAACCGCTTTATTGTTATAGGTCTAGACCAGTCTGAAGCTGCTGCAACTGGATGCTCAATTGACACACAGGTGCGCTTTATCATAGCGCAACAAGAGGAGTTAGGTGTAGATCTGTTGGATAAAATGAATGTGACCTATTATCAAAATGATCGTATTCATTATAAAACACTTCTTGAGTTTAAGAAGATGGTTAAAGATGGTGCGGTAAGTAAAAACACTATAGTTTTCAATAACCTTGTTGCAAATGTAGGTGAGTATAAAACTAATTGGGAAATTCCAGCAATAGATAGCTGGCATTCTCGTTTTCTCAAGAAAGGTAAATAG
- a CDS encoding (Fe-S)-binding protein, which translates to MQYVQNIIFLIVLVLGVGFFVKNIKKLLRNINLGKDVDRSDNKPKRWRNMAKIALGQYKMVKRPVSGILHVVVYVGFIIINIEVLEIIIDGLFGTHRIFSFLGGLYDFLIGSFEILAFLVLVAVIIFWLRRNVMNIKRFISSDLKGWPKADGNIILYFEVVLMGLFLTMNAADLQLQLMGADHYASADGSITGAFPISSFIAPLFEGMSESALIIVERAAWWIHIVGILIFLNYLYYSKHLHILLAFPNTWYAKLKPQGEFNNLKAVTDEVMLMMDPNADPFAAPAEGAEEVEVGKFGASDVTDLNWVQLMNSYSCTECGRCTSECPANQTGKKLSPRKIMMDTRDRLEEVGKNIDENNGVFVMDNKQLLDDYITKEELWACTTCNACVEACPIGIDPLSIIIDMRRYMVMEESAAPTDLNNAMTNIENNGAPWPFNQMDRGNWINEA; encoded by the coding sequence ATGCAATACGTACAAAACATCATTTTTCTCATTGTTCTAGTTTTAGGAGTTGGTTTTTTTGTTAAAAACATCAAGAAACTTCTACGTAATATTAATCTAGGAAAGGACGTAGATCGATCCGATAACAAGCCAAAACGCTGGCGAAACATGGCAAAAATTGCCTTGGGTCAGTACAAAATGGTAAAGAGACCAGTTTCTGGAATTTTACACGTAGTTGTTTACGTAGGTTTTATCATTATCAATATTGAAGTCCTCGAGATTATCATAGATGGACTTTTTGGTACTCACAGAATTTTTAGTTTTCTAGGCGGACTTTATGACTTCTTAATTGGAAGTTTTGAAATTCTTGCATTTCTAGTACTGGTTGCCGTAATTATTTTCTGGCTTCGTCGTAATGTGATGAACATAAAACGATTCATTAGTTCAGATCTTAAAGGATGGCCTAAGGCAGACGGTAATATCATCTTGTACTTTGAAGTGGTATTAATGGGTTTATTTCTTACAATGAACGCCGCAGATTTACAATTACAATTAATGGGAGCAGATCATTATGCTTCGGCAGATGGTAGTATCACAGGTGCATTCCCAATAAGTAGCTTTATTGCGCCACTTTTTGAAGGAATGTCTGAGAGTGCTCTTATAATAGTAGAGCGCGCAGCGTGGTGGATACATATTGTTGGTATCTTAATTTTCCTAAACTACTTATACTATTCTAAGCACCTACACATCTTACTGGCATTTCCAAATACTTGGTATGCTAAGCTGAAACCACAAGGAGAGTTTAATAATCTTAAGGCTGTAACAGATGAGGTTATGCTTATGATGGATCCAAATGCAGATCCTTTTGCAGCCCCAGCCGAAGGTGCAGAAGAAGTTGAGGTGGGTAAATTTGGAGCAAGTGATGTGACAGATCTTAACTGGGTACAACTTATGAACTCATATAGCTGTACAGAGTGTGGTCGCTGTACAAGTGAATGTCCTGCAAACCAAACTGGAAAGAAATTGAGCCCTCGTAAAATCATGATGGATACGCGTGACCGTCTTGAGGAAGTAGGTAAAAATATAGATGAAAATAATGGAGTATTTGTGATGGATAACAAGCAATTGCTTGATGATTATATCACAAAAGAGGAGCTTTGGGCCTGTACTACCTGTAATGCTTGTGTGGAGGCGTGTCCTATAGGTATCGACCCGTTAAGTATTATTATTGATATGCGTCGTTACATGGTGATGGAAGAAAGTGCAGCGCCTACAGATTTAAACAACGCGATGACAAACATCGAGAATAATGGAGCGCCATGGCCGTTTAACCAGATGGATAGAGGTAACTGGATTAATGAAGCATAG
- a CDS encoding (Fe-S)-binding protein encodes MSETLKVPTMAEYVALGKQPEVLFWVGCAGSFDDRAKKITKAFARILNKANVDFAVLGAEESCTGDPAKRAGNEFLFQMQAVTNIEVLNGYEVKKIVTACPHCFNTLKNEYPSLGGNYEVVHHTQFLKSLLDDGRLTVEGGKFKGKRITFHDPCYLGRANGVYEAPRDLLRKLDVELVEMRKCKTNGLCCGAGGAQMFKEPEPGNKDVNIERTEQALEVKPDIIAAGCPFCNTMMTDGIKGKEKEGSIEVMDVAEMIATAEEL; translated from the coding sequence ATGAGCGAGACACTTAAAGTACCCACTATGGCCGAGTATGTGGCGCTAGGAAAACAACCAGAAGTATTATTTTGGGTAGGTTGTGCAGGAAGTTTTGATGATAGAGCAAAGAAGATAACAAAGGCTTTTGCACGTATCTTAAATAAAGCAAATGTAGATTTTGCAGTATTAGGAGCAGAAGAAAGCTGTACTGGAGATCCAGCAAAACGTGCTGGGAACGAATTTTTATTCCAGATGCAAGCGGTAACAAACATTGAAGTGTTAAACGGATATGAAGTTAAGAAAATAGTAACGGCTTGTCCACACTGTTTCAATACACTTAAAAACGAGTATCCATCATTAGGTGGTAACTATGAAGTTGTACACCATACACAGTTTTTAAAGTCATTACTAGATGATGGCCGTCTTACGGTAGAAGGTGGTAAGTTTAAAGGAAAGCGTATCACTTTTCATGATCCTTGTTATTTAGGTCGTGCAAACGGTGTATATGAAGCGCCAAGAGATTTATTACGTAAACTTGACGTAGAGCTGGTAGAGATGCGTAAGTGCAAGACTAACGGTTTATGTTGTGGAGCTGGTGGAGCGCAAATGTTCAAAGAACCAGAACCTGGTAATAAAGATGTAAACATAGAGCGTACGGAGCAAGCACTCGAGGTAAAGCCTGATATTATTGCTGCTGGATGTCCTTTCTGTAATACAATGATGACAGATGGGATAAAAGGTAAAGAAAAAGAAGGAAGCATCGAGGTAATGGATGTTGCCGAAATGATAGCAACTGCCGAAGAATTATAG
- a CDS encoding phosphoheptose isomerase: MNKEDVDKMLSEKLEDGEHVSPVLPEGVKNYLIDIDGTITEDVPNEEPERMGTCEPFPDALKTLNKWHDEGHIICFFTSRTEEHRAVTTEWLNRHGFKFHSLLMGKPRGGNYHWVDNHLVKATRYKGKFTDLIEKKVTIEVFED; encoded by the coding sequence ATGAATAAAGAAGACGTAGACAAGATGTTAAGTGAGAAACTAGAGGATGGTGAACACGTAAGTCCGGTGCTTCCTGAGGGAGTTAAAAATTACTTAATTGACATAGATGGTACCATTACGGAAGATGTTCCTAATGAGGAGCCAGAACGTATGGGCACATGTGAGCCATTTCCAGATGCGCTTAAAACATTAAATAAATGGCATGATGAAGGCCATATTATTTGCTTTTTTACCTCTAGAACAGAAGAGCACAGAGCAGTTACCACAGAATGGCTTAACCGTCATGGGTTTAAATTCCACAGCTTACTTATGGGGAAACCTAGAGGAGGTAACTATCACTGGGTAGATAATCACTTAGTAAAAGCAACTCGTTATAAAGGTAAGTTTACAGACCTTATCGAGAAGAAAGTAACTATTGAAGTTTTTGAAGATTAA